One Acinetobacter pullicarnis genomic region harbors:
- a CDS encoding dicarboxylate/amino acid:cation symporter, which yields MKKLWKFYVNTSFMAKMTTGFVLGIVVGILLGPKSSVLYPLGKLFLNLLQMIVIPLVILPLIVAVNTSNPKELGRIGAKIFPFYFISTAVAVILGIILAKWTNPGVGLTLPNSANITAPESPSFINTLLNMVPTNIFSALSSGDLLAIVFITIVGGLAILFLRHSPDENQRKSGDLLFNVLQACNEVVTKILAGVLLYAPIGVFGITANTFGSQGIDLVIVLGKFIGTSYLGVILLITVIFPIFLKLFGVKVIQFYKDIKEAMLTAFVTSSSIGTLPISLKCAEKSGISNKVSRLTLPLGLAFNLNGTALRFGVAVIFASEIIGISLSVPELATIVIISTLAAVGTAGVPGAGLIGMSIVFSQANLPIEIVALTAGINVLLDMIFTCGNVVGDLVGAKIVDQSERHAGAIDEPTETVEPAEMTASTSSKLST from the coding sequence GTGAAAAAACTTTGGAAGTTTTATGTAAACACTTCGTTTATGGCCAAGATGACCACGGGCTTTGTTCTAGGGATTGTGGTTGGTATTCTCTTGGGGCCAAAAAGTTCGGTGCTTTACCCGCTTGGAAAATTATTTTTAAATCTCCTGCAAATGATCGTCATCCCCTTGGTGATTTTACCGCTGATTGTGGCTGTAAATACCTCGAACCCAAAAGAGTTGGGGCGTATTGGCGCTAAAATATTCCCATTTTATTTTATTTCAACAGCCGTTGCGGTGATCTTAGGGATTATCTTAGCGAAATGGACCAATCCTGGTGTGGGTTTAACCCTGCCAAATTCAGCTAATATTACGGCACCAGAAAGCCCATCTTTTATAAACACCTTATTAAATATGGTGCCGACCAACATTTTCAGTGCGCTTAGCTCTGGAGATTTATTGGCTATCGTATTTATTACGATTGTTGGTGGTTTAGCGATTTTATTTCTCCGCCACAGTCCAGATGAAAATCAGCGTAAATCAGGCGATTTACTCTTTAATGTTCTTCAAGCGTGTAATGAAGTCGTTACCAAAATTTTAGCGGGCGTATTACTCTATGCTCCAATTGGCGTATTCGGAATCACCGCCAATACCTTTGGTAGTCAGGGCATCGACTTGGTGATCGTACTTGGTAAATTTATTGGTACGTCATATCTCGGAGTGATCTTATTAATTACCGTGATCTTCCCAATCTTCTTAAAATTGTTTGGGGTTAAAGTCATTCAGTTTTACAAAGATATTAAAGAAGCCATGCTCACTGCATTTGTGACCAGCAGTAGTATTGGTACGCTGCCGATTTCACTTAAATGTGCAGAAAAAAGCGGTATTAGCAATAAAGTATCACGTCTCACTTTACCGCTTGGCCTAGCCTTCAATTTAAATGGAACTGCTTTACGTTTTGGTGTTGCCGTTATTTTCGCTTCTGAAATTATTGGAATCAGTTTATCGGTTCCAGAGCTGGCCACCATCGTGATTATTAGTACTCTGGCTGCTGTTGGTACTGCGGGTGTACCTGGTGCTGGCTTAATCGGCATGTCGATTGTATTTTCTCAAGCCAATTTACCAATTGAAATTGTGGCATTAACTGCGGGGATCAACGTGCTTTTAGACATGATCTTTACCTGTGGCAATGTCGTCGGTGACTTGGTTGGTGCAAAAATTGTGGATCAATCCGAGCGCCATGCAGGTGCAATAGATGAACCCACTGAAACTGTAGAACCGGCTGAAATGACCGCATCGACGTCATCTAAACTCAGTACCTAA
- a CDS encoding 2-aminoadipate transaminase has translation MKNSPGISKALGLTHPITIQKGRNAEVWDENGKRYIDFVGGIGVLNFGHCNPKIVKAIQLQAETLTHYAFNAALHRPYLDLMEQLLQIVPIDQPLSGMFTNSGAEATENALKVVRMATGRTGMIAFDGGFHGRTLAAVNLNGKVKPYKDGLGPLPGPVYHIPFPSQDNGVSFDQAKQALDRLFQVEVDVNNIAAIIFEPVLGEGGFHLMSPEFAQYLRTFCDTHGILIIVDEIQSGFARTGTHFAFSHLGIEPDLMLLGKSIAGGVPLGAVVGLAKHMDAPNKGALGGTYSGNPIACAAGLATLEILQSAEFQASTQHYIETIEQRYAKWQQQKLTPWLGRLTGIGAMRGIELQHPSLGAGTQVLAEVLASAREQGLLLMPSGPAKNIIRLLTPLTIHPETLNEGLDILEHILAQTADMQ, from the coding sequence ATGAAGAATAGCCCAGGGATTTCAAAGGCACTCGGATTAACCCACCCAATTACCATTCAAAAAGGACGAAATGCGGAAGTTTGGGATGAAAATGGCAAACGCTATATCGACTTTGTTGGTGGCATTGGCGTACTTAACTTCGGTCACTGTAATCCAAAAATTGTGAAAGCAATCCAACTGCAAGCTGAAACCCTCACTCACTATGCATTTAATGCAGCATTACATCGTCCTTATCTGGATTTGATGGAACAGCTTTTGCAAATCGTTCCAATTGATCAGCCACTCTCCGGTATGTTTACCAACAGTGGTGCTGAAGCCACTGAAAATGCTTTAAAAGTTGTGCGCATGGCAACTGGTCGTACCGGCATGATCGCTTTTGATGGTGGTTTTCATGGGCGTACCCTCGCTGCTGTCAATTTAAATGGCAAGGTCAAACCCTATAAAGATGGCCTAGGTCCATTACCGGGTCCGGTCTATCATATTCCGTTCCCAAGCCAAGACAATGGCGTTAGCTTTGATCAAGCAAAACAAGCACTTGATCGTTTGTTCCAAGTTGAAGTTGATGTCAATAATATCGCTGCGATCATTTTTGAACCGGTGCTAGGCGAAGGTGGTTTCCATTTAATGTCCCCTGAATTCGCCCAATATTTACGTACCTTTTGTGATACACACGGCATTTTAATTATTGTTGATGAAATTCAATCGGGCTTTGCCCGTACCGGAACCCACTTCGCCTTTAGTCATTTAGGCATCGAACCTGATTTAATGTTACTCGGTAAAAGTATTGCAGGCGGTGTGCCGCTCGGTGCAGTGGTCGGTCTGGCAAAACATATGGATGCACCAAACAAAGGGGCTTTAGGTGGCACCTATTCAGGTAATCCGATTGCCTGTGCTGCAGGGCTTGCAACCTTAGAAATATTACAGTCAGCTGAATTCCAAGCATCGACGCAACATTATATTGAGACCATTGAGCAGCGTTATGCAAAATGGCAACAACAGAAACTCACCCCATGGCTTGGCCGTTTAACCGGAATTGGTGCAATGCGTGGTATTGAACTACAACATCCAAGTCTTGGCGCAGGCACCCAAGTATTGGCTGAAGTGCTGGCCAGTGCACGTGAACAAGGTTTATTGCTGATGCCAAGCGGCCCTGCTAAAAATATTATTCGCTTACTGACCCCATTGACCATTCACCCAGAAACGCTCAATGAAGGTTTAGATATTTTAGAACACATTCTCGCCCAAACTGCAGATATGCAGTAA
- the hglS gene encoding 2-oxoadipate dioxygenase/decarboxylase HglS: MTHWISTNEIRSRFSALMSDMYQNEVPLYGDLIDLVKDINQSTLEQQPTLHSQLQHTGELPRLSQERHGAIRLGTAAELNNMRRVFAVMGMHPVGYYDLVPSGVPVHSTAFRAIETADLNQCPFRVFTSLLRLELIADEQLRTLAEQALAKRQIFSDKALALTAKFEQNGGLVEADAQDFVQEVLETFRWHTDAPVSKSLYQALHDQHRLIADVVAFKGPHINHLTPRTLDIDAVQHNMLARGIPAKAIVEGPPRRQCPILLRQTSFKALQENVNFADADQLAQGSHTARFGEIEQRGVALTPKGRARYDQLLQQARSLLGRSPDDSNAVEYVRILEQTFQAFPDTYADLQAEGLAYFYYFVNATAASKAAHTWTTADVATLLANGSLSIEPIVYEDFLPVSAAGIFQSNLGEANQTDYASVSNQALFEQSLGAQVHDEMQLYQSLEQQSLAACLAQLNKQ, from the coding sequence ATGACCCATTGGATCAGTACTAACGAAATTCGCAGCCGATTTTCCGCTTTAATGTCAGACATGTACCAAAATGAAGTACCACTTTATGGTGATCTCATCGACTTGGTGAAAGACATCAATCAAAGTACGCTTGAACAACAGCCGACGTTACACAGTCAATTGCAACACACTGGTGAACTACCACGCTTATCACAAGAGCGCCATGGGGCAATTCGCCTTGGCACTGCTGCTGAACTCAACAATATGCGTCGTGTGTTTGCGGTCATGGGCATGCACCCTGTCGGTTACTATGACTTGGTGCCATCTGGTGTGCCGGTACATTCAACTGCTTTTCGTGCGATTGAAACTGCAGACCTCAACCAATGCCCATTCCGTGTATTTACCTCGCTGTTACGTTTAGAGTTGATTGCTGATGAACAGCTCAGAACACTGGCAGAACAAGCCTTAGCCAAGCGTCAAATCTTTAGTGACAAGGCTTTGGCGTTGACAGCGAAGTTTGAGCAAAATGGTGGTTTAGTTGAAGCTGATGCACAAGACTTTGTACAAGAAGTGCTGGAAACCTTCCGTTGGCATACCGATGCACCTGTGAGCAAATCACTGTATCAAGCGCTACATGATCAACATCGCTTAATCGCAGATGTCGTAGCATTTAAAGGTCCGCATATTAACCACCTCACGCCAAGAACCTTGGATATTGATGCGGTTCAACACAATATGTTGGCCCGTGGTATTCCTGCAAAAGCGATTGTTGAAGGTCCACCGCGCCGTCAATGCCCGATTTTGTTGCGTCAAACCAGTTTTAAAGCATTGCAAGAGAACGTGAACTTTGCCGATGCAGATCAACTGGCACAAGGTAGTCATACCGCACGTTTTGGTGAAATTGAGCAACGTGGTGTAGCACTCACGCCTAAAGGTCGTGCACGCTATGATCAGTTATTACAACAAGCACGCAGCTTGCTTGGTCGTAGCCCAGATGATAGCAATGCCGTTGAATATGTCCGTATTTTAGAACAAACCTTCCAAGCTTTCCCCGATACCTATGCCGATTTACAGGCTGAAGGTTTGGCCTATTTCTACTATTTCGTCAATGCAACGGCTGCAAGCAAGGCAGCACACACGTGGACGACAGCCGATGTTGCTACACTTTTGGCCAATGGCAGCTTAAGCATTGAACCAATTGTATATGAAGACTTTTTACCAGTTTCTGCCGCAGGTATTTTCCAGTCAAATTTGGGTGAAGCCAATCAAACAGACTATGCCTCGGTATCAAACCAAGCCTTGTTTGAACAAAGTCTTGGTGCACAAGTGCATGATGAAATGCAGCTTTACCAAAGCTTAGAACAGCAATCTTTAGCAGCTTGCTTAGCACAGCTCAATAAGCAGTAA
- a CDS encoding LysR substrate-binding domain-containing protein, whose protein sequence is MSLRCFEASARYLSFTKAAQTLHMTQSAISKQVAHLEENLNAPLFERSLQRLQLTPMGKLFLVETQIILNQIETSVLKVLAHRNQEDTLNMLAHPTLCTRWLIPLLKGFKQQYPNISVDIQEQFSSADIDITQTDIAFLYGDGIWRDMTSIRLFEEECVAVCAPSLLNTPLKSLDDFQRYTLIQSRARPRAWEKYFQAQNYLHDKSYIGPRVDTFAACVNSALIDTGIAIVPKFFVQKELENGELVLAWPYHMQTNRCYYMTYPISMAQTPKVMAMVQWIKQSLES, encoded by the coding sequence ATGTCTTTACGTTGTTTTGAAGCTTCGGCTCGCTACCTAAGTTTTACCAAAGCCGCGCAAACATTACATATGACTCAAAGTGCAATTAGCAAACAAGTCGCGCATTTAGAAGAGAATCTAAATGCTCCACTGTTTGAGCGTTCTTTGCAGCGTTTGCAACTTACCCCAATGGGAAAATTATTTTTAGTTGAAACCCAGATTATTTTAAACCAAATTGAAACCTCAGTACTCAAGGTCTTGGCACATCGTAATCAAGAAGACACCTTAAATATGCTGGCTCACCCAACCTTATGCACCCGTTGGTTGATCCCATTATTAAAAGGGTTTAAGCAACAATACCCAAATATTAGTGTCGATATCCAAGAACAGTTTAGTTCTGCCGATATTGATATTACGCAAACCGATATTGCCTTTCTATATGGCGATGGCATTTGGCGTGATATGACCAGTATTCGATTGTTTGAAGAAGAATGCGTGGCAGTTTGCGCACCGAGTCTACTCAATACTCCCCTGAAAAGTTTAGATGATTTCCAGCGCTATACTTTAATTCAATCGCGTGCTCGGCCACGGGCCTGGGAAAAATATTTTCAAGCACAAAACTATTTACATGATAAAAGCTATATTGGGCCGCGTGTCGATACTTTTGCAGCTTGCGTAAATTCAGCGTTGATTGATACCGGTATAGCGATTGTACCGAAGTTTTTCGTTCAAAAAGAATTAGAAAATGGGGAGTTGGTTTTGGCTTGGCCTTACCATATGCAGACCAACCGTTGTTATTACATGACCTATCCGATCTCGATGGCACAAACCCCCAAAGTTATGGCCATGGTGCAGTGGATTAAACAATCACTAGAAAGCTAA